ATTTCAGTATGGATGGTTTCCTCCACTTTTTCAGGTATCTCTTCCTTTTCGATTTCATCCGTTTTGCTTGCAGTTTCTGGAAGCTTGCTGAAGTCCATCTCCTCCAGCATTTTTCGGAAAGCATCTTCGGAAGCGTGATCGATATTGGATTTAGGAATTGTTAAGTCCCTGACAATTTCATCTATCAGGAGGCCACCTTTGGTAAGTCCCATTTTCCTGATTTCTTCTTTTACGGCTAAATCAGGATCTGCAAAACTGATTTTGGGTCTCTCTTCATCTCCTTCCTGTCCTGAAATTCTTTTATCATTGATCCTGCAGGCAATTGCTCCTTCTTTCAGAATGAACTCTTCAATCTGGTTATAGGAAACATCCTGGGATGTGTCTCCATCGATTTCCAGGAAAACGACACTATCAAGGACATCGTTTTCCTTAATTGCGTTAAAAATATCCCTGTAGGTTTCGGAATCCGGTTTGAGACTTACTTTGAGGTACAGGAAATCCCTTGTCTGGAGATTACGTCTTCCAATATCAATGTCCATGTCACTTATTGTAATCAGGTTGTAGCCACGCGTCTCCTTCTCCGCAGCACTGTTTCTCTCGGTACTGCCCGGGTAAGTAAGCCATGTATCACCGATCTTTGTTTTTTCATACTTATGGTAGTCCCCCAGAAGCAAGGCATCTATCGAAAAAGGCATTGATGAGATGAGTTTTTCGGTATCCCACTCCCCGAACGGAAACGGAGTTACAAGTTGGTGCATCGCAAGAAAAACGTGATTGATATTTTCTGGAGGGTTGGAAAAAACAGAATAATCAAATCCTGCAATTTTTGGTTTCGGGATGCTGTCAATTCCATAGATTGCACAGTTGCTGAGAACATACGGCTCGCTTCCTAACCTTGCTGCAAGTTCCATGCTCTGGAAAAGATCCAGCCACTGTGTATTTTGTTTACTTTCGTGGTTCCCGACGATTGCAAGAAAAGGAATGTTTGAAGCTTTTAGGCGGGAAAGAATTTCCATTGTCTGTAGAATGTCTTCCAGAGTTGGATTCCTTGAGTCAAACAAGTCGCCGGCATGGATTATCGCAGCAACATCCATCTCAATTGCATCATTGACAATGTTTTCAAAAGCTTTCAGGAAATCATGCCTTCGGATATCGCTGTGATACTGCCTGTATCCAATGTGTGTATCAGCGGTGTGTATCAGTTTGATTTCCTCTGCCATCGTCTCTCCTTTCTTATGAAGGGGTCATTGATCTTAAGCATTTTCATGGAAACGTTTAACATTTTTGTACTTTTAGTACCTATAGTTATTTAGGGGTAGAAATGAGGGATTTGATGGATAATAAGATTACATTCGGAGGAAAAAAGCATACGCCCAATGTTCGTATGCTCAGCGACATGGATGAAGTAGTCTATGATCGCAAATGGCTGGAAAATGCCGAAGACAGGGAACTTTACTATATGTATCGTGACCTGTACCTTACAGAAGATGATCACACAGTAATCTCTGAATATGATTTGAGATATGATATTACTATAATTCCTGCCGGGATGCTTGGGGACGAATACATTAAGACAGCAGGGCATTTTCATCCGGTAGTTCCAGGGACTATTATTGCCTATCCAGAGGTTTATCAGGTTCTTGAAGGGGAAGCAACATACCTTCTGCAGCATGATGATTCAACGGATGTTTCCGATGTGGTGGTCATACGTGCTTCAAAAGGGGACATTGTAGTCATTCCTCCAGATTACGGGCACATTACAATAAATGCTTCATCAGAAGATCTTAAAATGGCTAACTGGGTTTGTACCAGTTTTTCTTCCATATACCGCCCAATACAGGAAAAGGCAGGGGCTGCCTACTACCTGCTTAAGGATGGTTTTGTGAGAAATCCTTCCTATAACAGTGCGGCTGAAATCAGGTATGTAAAGCCTCGTGAATTGCCTGAATTTGGTCTGGTTCATGGAAAAGACATGTATGAGCTTGTCAAAGATCCGGAAAAACTCCGTTTCCTGACAAGGCCGCAGGAATTTATGGGGTCTTTGTCCCGGCTTATTTCCTGAGACATCAAACATATATCCAATGGGCTTCATTCCCTATACAAACACATTCAGGTGTAGGGATGCAGGAATATAACAACCCTGTCTTATTCATGTCTTCAAAGATTGAGAACATGATGTTTAAGACAACTCTTGATCTCAGTACAATGGAAGGGGACATTATTGTAAATGTTTCCCTTGTGGATGAAGTTGATCTTGACCGTGTTCTTGAAGTGATGGGCGTGGCTTTCAATAGTGGCCTGTCAATCAGTCCTTTTCTTAAGTTATTGCATGCTGGTGAGACGATCGGCGGCTTTAAAGTACCTTCCGGGAAAGTCGGTATTGCCACCATGTGCAGTATTACAATTGATGGACTTCTGTTGAAATCAGGTGTTTTGGCCAATCCTAAGTTTGGAGGAGTTGTCCAGATACATAACGGCTTACCGGTTAGGTTCACCGATGTGTTGACCTACGCAAGTACTACCATTGATCCGCTTGAAGTCCTGATGTCCCAGGATATTACTTCGGTTTTGCAGATGTTGCATACCGGTTCCGGGAAAATCCTCGCAAACCTGAGAGAAGTGCACATGTCTGCGAGGGATGAGATCGACAGGATTCTCTACGAGATGATGGAAGTCGGTATCAGCGGAATTCTGGAAGTCGGCGAGCCCAATAGCCGTGTGCTGGATGTGCCGGTGGAACGTGATCACCTTGGTCTGGTGGTCATAGGCGGGACAAACCCAATGGCCATTGTGAAAGAGCAGGGCATGCACATAAAAACAAATGCAATGTCAAGCATTGTTGACATTGGTTCCATGGGTCATATAGAAGACTTCATCTGACCTGCTGGCCGATTATCTGGTTAAGTCTGGTTACAAATTCCTGTTTTGAAGCTGCTGGTATTGTGGCACCGGCTGCGATATCATGTCCTCCGCCTGCTCCCCCGACTTCGGCTGAAGCTTCAGACATTGCTTTTGAAAGATTAAGTCCACGGCGGATAAGATCCTGACTTCCCCGGGCTGAAACCTTTACGCCGGAATCCGCATCTGCAAACGCTATTATAGGCTTGTTCCGGTTTCCGATGGCTGTAGTACTCATTCCTGCAATAATGCCTACAATTGTTTCCTTGATGTTGTTTCCTGCATCGAAGTATTGCAGGTTTTCCATCTGGATGATGCCGTTTTCTTTTACAAACATCAGACCCTTTACAAGGTTTTGCCTGTGTTCGTAAAGCAATGTTTTAGCGCTATCATAAGCTTCCCCGCGATCTCCCATACAAACGGCCAGCCCTACATCAGCGTGTTCATATCTGGCTGTGGCATTCAGCAGTGTGGAAAACTCGGACGCATCCCGCATTTCCTGTCCCTCCTTTTCATTTAGCAGGAGGTAGACTTCACCTATCATTCTCTCCACTTTGTAGGATGGAATTCCGGACTGAACGCAATGCTGTACAAGTGCCGACACTATCTTTTGTTTTTCCGGGATTTCGAGATCTATCCAGCGTCTCCAGCGCTCATCCCCGCTAAACCGGATTCCTATATCTGCAAGGAATTTAATGCATGCATCCTCGTCTCCTGTGAGCCCCGGGAGATATGGATCAGATGCGAATTGTAATAATTTGA
The DNA window shown above is from Methanohalophilus levihalophilus and carries:
- a CDS encoding metallophosphoesterase family protein, yielding MAEEIKLIHTADTHIGYRQYHSDIRRHDFLKAFENIVNDAIEMDVAAIIHAGDLFDSRNPTLEDILQTMEILSRLKASNIPFLAIVGNHESKQNTQWLDLFQSMELAARLGSEPYVLSNCAIYGIDSIPKPKIAGFDYSVFSNPPENINHVFLAMHQLVTPFPFGEWDTEKLISSMPFSIDALLLGDYHKYEKTKIGDTWLTYPGSTERNSAAEKETRGYNLITISDMDIDIGRRNLQTRDFLYLKVSLKPDSETYRDIFNAIKENDVLDSVVFLEIDGDTSQDVSYNQIEEFILKEGAIACRINDKRISGQEGDEERPKISFADPDLAVKEEIRKMGLTKGGLLIDEIVRDLTIPKSNIDHASEDAFRKMLEEMDFSKLPETASKTDEIEKEEIPEKVEETIHTEIQETPEFLPQTPEDDSVEPEEPAVSEREEKQKERKPRQYNLGDYL
- a CDS encoding glucose-6-phosphate isomerase family protein, with the translated sequence MDNKITFGGKKHTPNVRMLSDMDEVVYDRKWLENAEDRELYYMYRDLYLTEDDHTVISEYDLRYDITIIPAGMLGDEYIKTAGHFHPVVPGTIIAYPEVYQVLEGEATYLLQHDDSTDVSDVVVIRASKGDIVVIPPDYGHITINASSEDLKMANWVCTSFSSIYRPIQEKAGAAYYLLKDGFVRNPSYNSAAEIRYVKPRELPEFGLVHGKDMYELVKDPEKLRFLTRPQEFMGSLSRLIS
- a CDS encoding single-stranded-DNA-specific exonuclease RecJ produces the protein MNTVFAQMKETAYFCATEIQNHDSVSVVSHIDADGLTSAAIICTALERAGLEYDIRFVKQLDETIIEEIANINPEVVIFTDLGSGMLETMNKYGINAVVSDHHQPQGTGKFHLNPHLFGINGSYQLSGSGTTYILANELGDNRDLAGLAIVGAVGDLQHLKKGELTGINRIILEEGSKNGVVSYNKDITLFGKQTRPVFKLLQFASDPYLPGLTGDEDACIKFLADIGIRFSGDERWRRWIDLEIPEKQKIVSALVQHCVQSGIPSYKVERMIGEVYLLLNEKEGQEMRDASEFSTLLNATARYEHADVGLAVCMGDRGEAYDSAKTLLYEHRQNLVKGLMFVKENGIIQMENLQYFDAGNNIKETIVGIIAGMSTTAIGNRNKPIIAFADADSGVKVSARGSQDLIRRGLNLSKAMSEASAEVGGAGGGHDIAAGATIPAASKQEFVTRLNQIIGQQVR
- a CDS encoding DUF128 domain-containing protein — its product is MQEYNNPVLFMSSKIENMMFKTTLDLSTMEGDIIVNVSLVDEVDLDRVLEVMGVAFNSGLSISPFLKLLHAGETIGGFKVPSGKVGIATMCSITIDGLLLKSGVLANPKFGGVVQIHNGLPVRFTDVLTYASTTIDPLEVLMSQDITSVLQMLHTGSGKILANLREVHMSARDEIDRILYEMMEVGISGILEVGEPNSRVLDVPVERDHLGLVVIGGTNPMAIVKEQGMHIKTNAMSSIVDIGSMGHIEDFI